In a genomic window of Epinephelus lanceolatus isolate andai-2023 chromosome 3, ASM4190304v1, whole genome shotgun sequence:
- the LOC117255659 gene encoding heterogeneous nuclear ribonucleoprotein L-like isoform X1 produces the protein MEDREDRGGGGGGGGGGYHRAAKRLRTKEEAGGEEPEDGEEEAAGSGGTDSSIRRSGGKDGVQDGHRIPPSPVVHVRGLCDAVVEADLVEALDKFGNICYVMMMPFKRQALVEFDSVESAERCVSCGTREAVCIAEQQAFFNFSTSQRITRPTNTDDPSSGNKVLLLSIQNPVYPITTDVLYTVCNPVVNVLRIVIFKRNGIQAMVEFESAEDAQKAKLALNGADIYAGCCTLKIEYARPNRLNVIRNDNNSWDYTKPFLLQRERGKGRQRQAILGEHPSNGYGPHCPLLPLPANSRYRRSSEEAQDMISYPLLPRKSSSASPFLGHAASSSVAMVSGIHPAKMNCSRIFNLFCLYGNVEKVKFMKSVPGTALVEMGDEYAVDRAVTHLNSIKVFGKKLNVCVSKQQAVIPSQVFELADGSSSYQDFSLTRNNRFSSSQSSRNIIQPPATVLHFYNAPPTLSQHQLYKLCTEHNVPAFTKFKVFDAKPASSKTLSGLLEFDSKIEAVEALTVLNHHQIRIPNTSNPFTLKLCFSTSSHL, from the exons atggaggacagagaggacagaggaggaggaggaggaggaggaggaggaggataccACCGGGCAGCCAAGCGGCTCCGGACGAAAGAGGAGGCCGGCGGAGAGGAGCCGGAGGAcggggaggaggaggcagcGGGGAGCGGAGGCACCGACAGCAGCATCCGGAGGAGCGGAGGGAAG GACGGCGTGCAGGACGGTCACCGCATCCCCCCGTCCCCAGTCGTCCACGTCAGAGGGCTCTGTGACGCCGTGGTGGAGGCCGATCTGGTAGAGGCGCTCGACAAGTTTGGCAACATCTG tTACGTCATGATGATGCCCTTTAAGCGTCAGGCTCTGGTGGAGTTCGACAGCGTGGAGAGCGCCGAGCGCTGCGTGTCCTGTGGAACCCGCGAGGCCGTCTGCATCGCAGAGCAGCAGGCCTTCTTCAACTTCTCTACCAGCCAGAGAATCACCAGGCCCACCAACACAGACGACCCGTCCAGCGGAAACAAAGTCCTGCTGCTGTCCATCCAGAACCCGGTGTACCCCATCACCACT GATGTTCTTTACACCGTCTGTAACCCCGTCGTTAACGTCCTGCGCATCGTCATCTTCAAACGCAACGGCATCCAGGCCATGGTGGA ATTTGAGTCAGCAGAGGATGCTCAGAAGGCCAAACTGGCCCTGAACGGGGCCGACATCTACGCAGGCTGCTGCACGCTCAAGATCGAATACGCTcgg CCCAACAGACTGAACGTCATCCGCAATGACAACAACAGCTGGGATTACACCAAACCCTTCCTCCTGCAGCGAG agcGGGGAAAGGGGAGGCAGCGTCAGGCCATCTTGGGAGAGCATCCGTCCAATGGCTACg GTCCACACTGCCCCCTGCTGCCTCTGCCTGCTAACAGCAGATACAGGAGGAGCAGTGAGGAGGCGCAGGACATGATCTCCTACCCGCTGCTCCCCCGTAAGTCCTCCTCTGCGTCCCCCTTCCTGGGCCATGCTGCCTCCAGCTCGGTCGCCATGGTGAGCGGCATCCATCCTGCCAAGATGAACTGCAGCCGCATCTTCAACCTCTTCTGTCTCTACGGCAACGtggagaag GTGAAGTTCATGAAAAGCGTCCCCGGCACGGCGTTGGTGGAGATGGGCGATGAGTACGCTGTGGACCGAGCCGTGACTCACCTCAACAGCATTAAGGTGTTCGGCAAAAAACTCAACGTCTG TGTCTCGAAGCAGCAGGCAGTGATTCCCAGTCAGGTGTTCGAGCTAGCCgacggcagcagcagctaccAGGACTTCAGTCTGACCAGAAACAATCGCTTCAGCAGCTCGCAGAGCAGCAGGAACATCATCCAGCCGCCCGCCACTGTCCTGCACTTCTACAACGCCCCGCCCACCCTGAGCCAACACCAGCTGTACAAG CTCTGCACTGAGCACAACGTTCCCGCCTTCACCAAGTTCAAGGTCTTCGATGCCAAAC cAGCCAGCTCTAAGACTCTGTCTGGTCTGCTGGAGTTCGACAGTAAAATTGAAGCGGTGGAGGCTCTGACCGTCCTCAACCACCACCAGATCAGAATACCCA ACACCTCCAACCCCTTCACCCTCAAACTCtgcttctccacctcctcccatCTGTGA
- the LOC117255659 gene encoding heterogeneous nuclear ribonucleoprotein L-like isoform X2, which yields MEDREDRGGGGGGGGGGYHRAAKRLRTKEEAGGEEPEDGEEEAAGSGGTDSSIRRSGGKDGVQDGHRIPPSPVVHVRGLCDAVVEADLVEALDKFGNICYVMMMPFKRQALVEFDSVESAERCVSCGTREAVCIAEQQAFFNFSTSQRITRPTNTDDPSSGNKVLLLSIQNPVYPITTDVLYTVCNPVVNVLRIVIFKRNGIQAMVEFESAEDAQKAKLALNGADIYAGCCTLKIEYARPNRLNVIRNDNNSWDYTKPFLLQRERGKGRQRQAILGEHPSNGYGPHCPLLPLPANSRYRRSSEEAQDMISYPLLPRKSSSASPFLGHAASSSVAMVSGIHPAKMNCSRIFNLFCLYGNVEKVKFMKSVPGTALVEMGDEYAVDRAVTHLNSIKVFGKKLNVCVSKQQAVIPSQVFELADGSSSYQDFSLTRNNRFSSSQSSRNIIQPPATVLHFYNAPPTLSQHQLYKLCTEHNVPAFTKFKVFDAKPSSKTLSGLLEFDSKIEAVEALTVLNHHQIRIPNTSNPFTLKLCFSTSSHL from the exons atggaggacagagaggacagaggaggaggaggaggaggaggaggaggaggataccACCGGGCAGCCAAGCGGCTCCGGACGAAAGAGGAGGCCGGCGGAGAGGAGCCGGAGGAcggggaggaggaggcagcGGGGAGCGGAGGCACCGACAGCAGCATCCGGAGGAGCGGAGGGAAG GACGGCGTGCAGGACGGTCACCGCATCCCCCCGTCCCCAGTCGTCCACGTCAGAGGGCTCTGTGACGCCGTGGTGGAGGCCGATCTGGTAGAGGCGCTCGACAAGTTTGGCAACATCTG tTACGTCATGATGATGCCCTTTAAGCGTCAGGCTCTGGTGGAGTTCGACAGCGTGGAGAGCGCCGAGCGCTGCGTGTCCTGTGGAACCCGCGAGGCCGTCTGCATCGCAGAGCAGCAGGCCTTCTTCAACTTCTCTACCAGCCAGAGAATCACCAGGCCCACCAACACAGACGACCCGTCCAGCGGAAACAAAGTCCTGCTGCTGTCCATCCAGAACCCGGTGTACCCCATCACCACT GATGTTCTTTACACCGTCTGTAACCCCGTCGTTAACGTCCTGCGCATCGTCATCTTCAAACGCAACGGCATCCAGGCCATGGTGGA ATTTGAGTCAGCAGAGGATGCTCAGAAGGCCAAACTGGCCCTGAACGGGGCCGACATCTACGCAGGCTGCTGCACGCTCAAGATCGAATACGCTcgg CCCAACAGACTGAACGTCATCCGCAATGACAACAACAGCTGGGATTACACCAAACCCTTCCTCCTGCAGCGAG agcGGGGAAAGGGGAGGCAGCGTCAGGCCATCTTGGGAGAGCATCCGTCCAATGGCTACg GTCCACACTGCCCCCTGCTGCCTCTGCCTGCTAACAGCAGATACAGGAGGAGCAGTGAGGAGGCGCAGGACATGATCTCCTACCCGCTGCTCCCCCGTAAGTCCTCCTCTGCGTCCCCCTTCCTGGGCCATGCTGCCTCCAGCTCGGTCGCCATGGTGAGCGGCATCCATCCTGCCAAGATGAACTGCAGCCGCATCTTCAACCTCTTCTGTCTCTACGGCAACGtggagaag GTGAAGTTCATGAAAAGCGTCCCCGGCACGGCGTTGGTGGAGATGGGCGATGAGTACGCTGTGGACCGAGCCGTGACTCACCTCAACAGCATTAAGGTGTTCGGCAAAAAACTCAACGTCTG TGTCTCGAAGCAGCAGGCAGTGATTCCCAGTCAGGTGTTCGAGCTAGCCgacggcagcagcagctaccAGGACTTCAGTCTGACCAGAAACAATCGCTTCAGCAGCTCGCAGAGCAGCAGGAACATCATCCAGCCGCCCGCCACTGTCCTGCACTTCTACAACGCCCCGCCCACCCTGAGCCAACACCAGCTGTACAAG CTCTGCACTGAGCACAACGTTCCCGCCTTCACCAAGTTCAAGGTCTTCGATGCCAAAC CCAGCTCTAAGACTCTGTCTGGTCTGCTGGAGTTCGACAGTAAAATTGAAGCGGTGGAGGCTCTGACCGTCCTCAACCACCACCAGATCAGAATACCCA ACACCTCCAACCCCTTCACCCTCAAACTCtgcttctccacctcctcccatCTGTGA